The following coding sequences are from one Halomonas sp. HAL1 window:
- a CDS encoding DUF1272 domain-containing protein has product MLQLRPNCECCDKDLPPDAAAVICSFECTFCPECANGVLAGSCPNCGGHFSPRPVRPSHLLDKYPASSERIVKAP; this is encoded by the coding sequence ATGCTTCAACTTCGCCCTAACTGTGAATGCTGCGATAAGGATTTACCCCCTGATGCAGCGGCGGTCATTTGCTCCTTTGAATGCACATTTTGCCCTGAGTGCGCCAACGGCGTGCTGGCTGGGTCATGCCCCAATTGTGGCGGCCATTTTTCGCCGCGACCCGTTAGGCCCAGCCACTTGCTGGATAAGTACCCTGCTTCATCAGAGCGCATTGTAAAGGCCCCTTAA